A stretch of Arctopsyche grandis isolate Sample6627 chromosome 9, ASM5162203v2, whole genome shotgun sequence DNA encodes these proteins:
- the LOC143916412 gene encoding uncharacterized protein LOC143916412 isoform X2 — protein sequence MSPYELSTEIVFETKRHAEIACDVLRIDSEPKRSHVIKNISVNDNKLQIKLTSSELRNLRVSATSVFEHLLLSIETMETFGPAESDKYSFYHA from the exons atgtcacCGTATGAATT ATCAACTGAAATTGTTTTTGAAACGAAGAGACATGCTGAAATAGCGTGTGATGTATTGAGAATTGATTCCGAACCTAAAAGAAGCCacgttataaaaaatatatctgttAATGAtaataaactacaaat TAAGCTGACGTCTTCTGAGTTGAGAAATCTTCGAGTGAGCGCAACTTCAGTGTTCGAACACTTACTTTTATCTATAGAAACTATGGAAACATTTGGTCCTGCCGAGAGCGATAAATACTCGTTTTACCATGCCTGA
- the LOC143916412 gene encoding phosphatidylinositol N-acetylglucosaminyltransferase subunit P-like isoform X1: protein MPEHTPAPTQARSIYGFILYLASSTLLVIYLCWALIPDEILNSMNIYYYPQKYWAFAVPMQLLLALSLFAFIIYPCLNLSMTPNIDSMNTIADNFSLKQNNQDSQQVYDFCDCSNKTKCFLGKAVISDSENKLKKIPHVEDLDIVDVCRILYSK from the coding sequence ATGCCTGAACACACACCAGCACCGACTCAAGCCCGATCGATCTATGGCTTCATCCTTTATCTTGCATCCAGCACGCTCCTAGTGATTTATTTGTGCTGGGCTCTGATTCCGGACGAAATATTGAACAGCATGAATATATACTACTATCCACAAAAATATTGGGCTTTTGCTGTACCAATGCAACTGCTTTTAGCCTTATCGTTATTCGCTTTCATAATCTATCCATGTTTAAATCTCTCCATGACTCCAAACATAGACAGTATGAATACCATAGCTGATaacttttcattgaaacaaaaCAATCAAGACAGTCAGCAAGTCTATGATTTCTGTGACTGTTCAAATAAAACTAAATGTTTTCTTGGAAAAGCAGTTATTAGTGATAGcgagaataaattaaaaaagattCCACATGTTGAAGATTTAGACATTGTAGATGTGTGTCGTATTTTgtattctaaataa